From a single Pasteurella atlantica genomic region:
- a CDS encoding DedA family protein, with translation MEFLIDFFSSYGYWAVFLVLLACGFGLPIPEDITLVSGGVISGLGYTNVHIMLVVSMIGVLAGDSTMYWLGRIYGKKILRFRFIKPLVRRGRLSAVRKMFDKYGNRLLFTARFLPGLRAVVYLVSGITNRVNYFQFILVDFCAAIISVPIWVYLGDFGASNLEWLKEQIHKGQAIIYVILVTVILFVVWKIYQMRKKQKVKINEAR, from the coding sequence ATGGAATTTTTAATTGATTTTTTTAGTAGTTATGGCTATTGGGCTGTTTTTTTAGTATTACTCGCTTGTGGTTTTGGTTTACCTATTCCTGAAGACATAACGTTAGTCTCTGGGGGGGTTATTTCTGGTTTAGGCTATACTAATGTACATATTATGCTGGTAGTAAGTATGATAGGAGTATTAGCTGGTGATAGTACAATGTATTGGCTTGGACGAATTTATGGTAAGAAAATTTTACGCTTTCGTTTTATTAAGCCTTTAGTTCGTCGAGGACGATTATCTGCAGTAAGAAAAATGTTTGATAAATATGGAAATCGCTTATTATTTACTGCTCGTTTCTTACCTGGATTAAGAGCGGTAGTTTATCTTGTTTCTGGTATTACCAATCGTGTTAATTATTTTCAATTTATCCTTGTTGATTTTTGTGCTGCCATTATTTCCGTTCCAATTTGGGTTTATTTAGGTGATTTTGGTGCTTCAAATTTAGAGTGGCTAAAAGAACAAATACATAAAGGACAGGCTATTATTTATGTCATTTTGGTTACTGTCATCTTATTTGTTGTTTGGAAGATTTATCAAATGCGTAAAAAACAAAAGGTAAAAATTAATGAAGCACGTTGA
- the rnhA gene encoding ribonuclease HI, with translation MKHVEIFTDGSCLGNPGKGGIGIVLRYNQHEKKISKGYFQTTNNRMELRAVIEALSLLKEPCYITLFSDSQYMQNGIQKWIFNWRKNNWKTSAKKPVKNKDLWIALDQQIQQHKIDWRWVKGHSGHRENEICDELAKSGANNPTLQDVGYENLN, from the coding sequence ATGAAGCACGTTGAAATTTTTACTGATGGTTCCTGTTTAGGTAATCCAGGTAAAGGTGGTATTGGTATCGTATTACGCTACAATCAGCACGAAAAAAAAATAAGTAAAGGTTATTTTCAAACGACCAACAATAGAATGGAATTACGTGCGGTCATTGAGGCATTAAGTTTACTAAAAGAACCCTGCTATATTACATTATTTAGTGACAGCCAATATATGCAAAATGGAATCCAAAAATGGATTTTTAATTGGCGAAAAAATAACTGGAAAACCAGTGCGAAAAAACCAGTTAAAAATAAAGATTTATGGATTGCACTAGATCAACAAATCCAACAACATAAAATTGATTGGCGATGGGTTAAAGGGCATTCAGGACACCGTGAAAACGAAATTTGTGATGAATTAGCCAAATCAGGGGCAAATAATCCAACATTACAAGATGTTGGTTACGAAAATTTAAATTAA
- the purR gene encoding HTH-type transcriptional repressor PurR — protein sequence MATIKDVAKLAGVSTTTVSHVINKTRFVAEKTTQSVWDAISELNYSPSAVARSLKVNTTKSIGMIVTTSESPFFAEIILAMERHCYEMGYSLFLCNTQNDPEKIQNHLDMLMTKRVDGILVMCSEYTENSLALLNKANIPMVVMDWGLRDNSNDLIADNSFIGGYFATQHLIENGHKKIAVITGDLFKTVSKNRFQGFSKAMDEANLLIEPQWIQEGDFEPEGGFECMNNILDLDELPTAIFCFSDVMALGAISAINLRGLSVPQDISVIGYDNIHNSRFYAPPLTTMHQSKSRLSDRVLELLLERISSKEKRNEPQILEFMPELVVRDSVRNLNKN from the coding sequence ATGGCAACCATTAAAGATGTCGCAAAATTAGCTGGAGTTTCAACCACTACGGTTTCTCACGTAATTAATAAAACGCGTTTCGTTGCAGAAAAAACAACGCAATCTGTTTGGGATGCCATTTCTGAATTAAATTATTCTCCCAGTGCGGTTGCCCGTAGTTTGAAAGTCAATACCACAAAATCTATTGGAATGATTGTTACCACCAGTGAATCCCCTTTTTTTGCAGAAATCATTCTCGCAATGGAACGTCATTGTTATGAAATGGGTTACTCACTGTTTTTATGTAATACTCAAAATGATCCTGAAAAAATCCAAAACCATTTAGATATGTTAATGACGAAACGTGTTGACGGTATTTTGGTTATGTGTAGTGAATATACTGAAAACTCTCTTGCACTGTTAAATAAAGCGAATATTCCTATGGTAGTAATGGATTGGGGATTGCGAGATAATAGTAATGATCTTATCGCTGACAATAGTTTTATTGGTGGCTATTTCGCTACTCAACATTTAATTGAGAATGGGCATAAAAAAATAGCAGTTATTACAGGAGATTTGTTTAAAACAGTATCAAAAAATCGTTTTCAAGGTTTTAGTAAGGCAATGGATGAAGCAAATCTATTGATTGAACCACAATGGATTCAGGAAGGTGATTTTGAACCAGAAGGTGGCTTTGAGTGTATGAATAATATTCTTGATTTAGATGAATTACCTACAGCAATTTTTTGTTTTAGTGATGTAATGGCATTAGGTGCAATTTCAGCAATTAATCTTAGAGGATTATCTGTACCACAAGATATTTCTGTTATTGGTTATGATAATATTCATAACTCTCGCTTTTATGCCCCTCCTTTAACAACAATGCATCAATCCAAATCACGACTTTCAGATAGAGTGCTAGAATTATTACTTGAGCGAATTTCTTCAAAAGAAAAACGAAATGAACCACAAATATTAGAGTTTATGCCTGAGTTAGTTGTGCGTGATTCAGTTCGTAATTTAAATAAAAATTAG